Proteins encoded together in one Tripterygium wilfordii isolate XIE 37 chromosome 14, ASM1340144v1, whole genome shotgun sequence window:
- the LOC120015329 gene encoding 30S ribosomal protein S16-2, chloroplastic/mitochondrial-like — MVVRIRLSRLGCKNKPFYRVMAADSRSPRDGKHLEVLGYYNPLPGQDGGKRMGLNFERVKYWLSVGAQPSDPVQRILFRAGVLPPPPMVAMGRKGGPRDTRPVDPLTGRVLGAENSATADQSKGAEN; from the exons ATGGTGGTAAGGATCCGATTGTCGAGATTGGGCTGCAAAAACAAGCCATTTTATCGGGTTATGGCTGCTGATAGTAGGTCTCCCCGGGATGGAAAACACCTTGAAGTATTGGGTTACTACAATCCCCTACCAG GTCAAGACGGTGGCAAACGTATGGGTCTCAACTTTGAGAGAGTGAA GTATTGGTTATCGGTTGGTGCACAGCCTTCAGATCCTGTCCAGCGCATTCTTTTCAGAGCTGGAGTATTACCTCCACCCCCAATGGTGGCAATGGGACGCAAAGGCGGACCGCGTGACACACGTCCTGTTGATCCCCTAACTGGACGTGTCTTAGGTGCTGAAAACTCAGCAACTGCAGACCAATCAAAAGGTGCTGAAAACTGA
- the LOC120015328 gene encoding dehydration-responsive element-binding protein 2C-like, which translates to MTTQTVERKRKRQDGTQTLAETLAKWKDYREDFEPSQYGAGPIRKAPAKGSKKGCMKGKGGPDNSRCNYRGVRQRTWGKWVAEIREPNRGPRLWLGTFPTAVQAALAYDEAARAMYGLYARLNLPHISSSCLSDDAKDVSPVVSTSYSSVATAASSDSTTSSHSEVCAVGEVGQHPVGTEADSLNTINFEAEHESKWVNMTDVRSGGEEKPGPNAAYGIMHEVRPCIEDGPCQSCDIETRRKDDQLDIADYGWASGCEGQQDQWQSLSMEEMFDMDELLGILDNHPLDTSELEFLGCEHAKVDKAPNISHQLRNPDPKILGSLARVKQEDQNTEGYLNLDSSDDLWSF; encoded by the exons ATGACTACACAAACTGTTGAAAG GAAAAGAAAGCGACAAGATGGAACTCAGACCTTGGCAGAGACACTTGCAAAGTGGAAAGACTACCGTGAAGATTTTGAACCTAGCCAATATGGGGCTGGACCTATCCGTAAGGCTCCTGCAAAGGGTTCAAAGAAGGGTTGCATGAAGGGAAAAGGAGGGCCTGATAACTCAAGGTGTAATTACAGGGGTGTTAGGCAGCGAACTTGGGGAAAATGGGTTGCTGAAATTCGGGAGCCAAATCGCGGTCCGAGGCTGTGGTTGGGCACCTTTCCTACTGCTGTCCAGGCTGCACTAGCTTATGATGAAGCTGCGAGGGCAATGTACGGTCTATATGCCCGCCTCAACCTGCCTCACATTAGTAGCAGTTGCTTGTCTGATGATGCAAAGGATGTATCCCCGGTTGTGTCGACGTCGTACTCTTCTGTTGCAACTGCTGCTAGTTCAGATTCTACTACATCATCCCACTCTGAGGTTTGTGCAGTCGGGGAAGTGGGACAACATCCTGTTGGTACTGAGGCAGATTCTTTGAACACTATCAATTTTGAAGCAGAACACGAGTCCAAATGGGTTAATATGACTGATGTCAGATCAGGAGGAGAGGAGAAGCCTGGGCCAAATGCGGCATATGGCATCATGCATGAAGTAAGGCCCTGCATTGAAGATGGGCCCTGTCAGAGTTGTGACattgaaacaagaagaaaagatgaTCAACTTGATATAGCCGACTATGGTTGGGCTAGTGGATGTGAGGGCCAGCAGGATCAGTGGCAGAGTCTGTCCATGGAAGAGATGTTTGACATGGATGAGTTGCTTGGGATCCTGGACAACCATCCTCTTGATACTAGTGAGTTGGAGTTCCTGGGCTGTGAGCACGCTAAGGTTGATAAGGCCCCAAATATTTCACACCAGCTGCGGAATCCGGATCCAAAGATTCTTGGAAGTTTGGCTCGAGTGAAGCAGGAAGACCAAAACACTGAAGGCTACCTGAATCTAGACTCGTCAGATGACTTGTGGAGTTTTTAG